The Enterobacter asburiae genome window below encodes:
- a CDS encoding autotransporter outer membrane beta-barrel domain-containing protein, whose product MPYLKHSPIAAAISLALSSTLFTAHAAIIDFANLPASGAVTDLPAEIQALIPATANANFSKNTGDPNYVYQYSAGNIPIYGDGITLEGPGAEAFEHSVTVIQNSTSGSPGVIFGDDLTIRTQSKVAANNGKDVDGIRTHGMNTPDNPVFVITGDRTHIYVNGQSGDGINAGYSSFSQGSLGSANIYVGDDLYIETTGSTGRGISAYALNDASKAKNNVIVGDRAHIVTRGTYAEGIRTNQSGSYVRLGNEAAIETYGTSAYGLYAGSASKIELGKNATITTDAASASGVYSTGSSTITLDERATITTNGASAHGVYAYTGAVNIGDNVTIAVNSSEKTSSSAQAPHGMYAWSRGVITLEGGATVTTAGQRDSGSYALNAGNGGVIDASAGGKFVLNGDILSAGGIAATSTLPAQNSTITLNMDNNSLWNGASYIESNANGTGTIALTMNDAVWNMRDSSTLTSLTLNAGGTINFQHAEDAAWQTLTISDDFIGNGGKLVFNTVLFDDASETDKLIVEGNTSGQTGVEVNNIGGTGAQTVEGIEIVSVGGNSDGTFEKASRIVAGGYDYNVVQKGKNWFLTSLAEPVDPPVDPVDPPVDPVDPPVDPVDPPVDPVDPPVDPVDPPVAPVEPPVDPVIPPQEPAPPAAPPKSEHQYRPEFGSYQANSYAANTLFMTRLHDRLGETQYTDLLTGEQKVTSLWMRNVGGHTRFRDGSGQLKTTANRYVLQLGGDVAQWSTDGLDRWHLGLMAGYGNSQSRSASSLTGYHSRGEVNGYSVGLYGTWYANDADKSGTYVDSWMLYNWFDNKVMGQDQATERYRSSGITASVEAGYSVKVGESGRNSYWLQPKAQAVWMDVQADDHRERNGTRVKDETQGNLMTRLGVKAYISGHNAIDDGKSRTFQPFIEANWIHNTQTTRIRMDDVSNEMRGTRNIGELKTGVEGQITPQLSVWGNVAQQMGDKGYSDTQGMLGVKYSFK is encoded by the coding sequence ATGCCATATTTAAAACACTCACCAATCGCCGCTGCGATTTCTCTGGCGTTATCGTCAACGCTATTTACCGCACATGCGGCAATAATAGACTTTGCTAATTTACCTGCCTCGGGAGCAGTGACGGATTTGCCTGCAGAAATACAGGCGCTGATTCCTGCAACGGCAAATGCGAACTTTAGCAAAAATACCGGCGATCCTAACTATGTCTACCAGTACAGCGCGGGTAATATCCCGATCTACGGAGATGGGATCACCCTCGAAGGACCGGGGGCGGAAGCCTTTGAGCATTCAGTCACCGTTATTCAGAACTCCACATCCGGCAGCCCGGGGGTGATATTTGGTGACGATCTGACTATTCGCACCCAGTCAAAAGTGGCTGCCAATAATGGTAAAGACGTCGACGGCATTCGTACCCATGGTATGAACACGCCGGATAACCCGGTGTTTGTCATTACCGGCGACCGCACCCATATTTACGTCAATGGTCAAAGCGGTGACGGCATTAACGCCGGATACAGCTCCTTCAGCCAGGGATCTCTCGGCTCCGCCAATATTTATGTGGGTGACGATCTCTATATCGAAACCACCGGCAGTACCGGTCGAGGCATTAGCGCCTATGCACTGAATGATGCGTCAAAGGCCAAAAATAACGTTATCGTCGGCGATCGTGCGCATATTGTAACGCGTGGTACCTACGCCGAGGGGATTCGTACCAACCAGAGCGGCTCATACGTCCGTCTGGGGAATGAGGCCGCCATCGAAACGTACGGCACATCGGCCTACGGCCTGTATGCAGGTTCCGCATCTAAAATTGAGCTGGGAAAAAACGCGACGATTACCACCGACGCGGCCAGCGCCTCCGGGGTGTACTCTACCGGCTCGTCAACCATCACCCTTGATGAACGCGCGACCATCACCACCAACGGTGCCAGCGCGCATGGCGTCTATGCGTATACAGGCGCGGTGAATATTGGGGATAACGTCACCATTGCAGTCAACAGCAGCGAGAAAACCAGCAGCTCCGCGCAGGCACCGCACGGGATGTATGCCTGGTCACGCGGCGTGATAACGCTTGAGGGTGGCGCAACCGTTACCACCGCAGGCCAGCGCGACAGCGGAAGCTACGCTCTGAACGCCGGCAACGGTGGCGTGATTGATGCCTCGGCGGGCGGAAAATTTGTCCTCAACGGCGATATCCTCTCCGCAGGCGGCATCGCGGCCACCAGCACGCTTCCGGCTCAAAACAGTACCATTACGCTGAATATGGATAACAACTCACTCTGGAACGGGGCGTCTTATATTGAGAGCAACGCCAACGGTACCGGGACTATCGCGCTTACGATGAATGATGCCGTGTGGAATATGCGCGACAGCTCCACGCTGACCAGCCTGACGCTGAACGCGGGCGGTACGATTAATTTCCAGCATGCTGAGGATGCGGCGTGGCAAACCCTGACCATCAGTGACGATTTTATCGGCAACGGCGGCAAGCTGGTTTTCAATACCGTGCTGTTTGACGACGCCTCGGAAACGGACAAACTGATCGTTGAAGGCAACACCTCCGGCCAAACCGGGGTAGAAGTGAACAACATTGGCGGTACTGGTGCACAAACCGTAGAAGGGATTGAAATTGTCAGCGTTGGCGGTAACTCGGACGGGACGTTCGAGAAGGCCAGCCGTATCGTGGCGGGGGGTTATGACTATAACGTTGTGCAAAAAGGGAAAAACTGGTTTCTGACCAGCCTGGCTGAGCCCGTTGACCCACCGGTTGACCCGGTAGACCCGCCCGTTGACCCTGTGGACCCACCTGTTGACCCTGTGGACCCGCCTGTTGACCCTGTGGACCCACCTGTTGACCCGGTAGACCCACCGGTTGCCCCTGTGGAGCCACCCGTCGACCCGGTGATTCCGCCGCAGGAACCGGCGCCCCCTGCTGCGCCACCGAAAAGTGAGCATCAGTATCGCCCTGAATTTGGTAGCTATCAGGCGAACAGCTATGCGGCAAATACGCTGTTTATGACCCGCCTGCACGACCGTCTGGGTGAAACGCAGTACACCGACCTGCTCACCGGCGAGCAAAAAGTAACGAGCCTGTGGATGCGTAACGTCGGCGGCCATACGCGTTTCAGAGACGGCAGCGGCCAGTTAAAAACGACTGCCAATCGCTACGTGCTGCAGCTGGGTGGTGATGTCGCCCAGTGGAGCACCGACGGCCTGGATCGCTGGCATCTTGGCCTGATGGCGGGCTACGGCAACAGCCAGAGCCGGAGTGCTTCCAGCCTGACCGGATACCACTCGCGTGGCGAAGTGAATGGCTATAGCGTCGGTCTGTACGGTACCTGGTACGCAAACGACGCGGATAAAAGTGGTACCTACGTTGATAGCTGGATGCTATATAACTGGTTCGACAATAAGGTGATGGGACAGGATCAGGCGACTGAGCGTTATCGCTCCAGCGGCATAACCGCCTCTGTAGAAGCTGGCTATAGCGTTAAGGTGGGCGAAAGCGGCCGCAACAGCTACTGGCTCCAGCCGAAAGCGCAGGCCGTTTGGATGGACGTGCAGGCTGACGACCATCGCGAGCGCAACGGCACGCGGGTGAAAGACGAGACTCAGGGAAACCTGATGACACGTCTCGGCGTGAAGGCCTATATCAGCGGACATAACGCGATTGACGACGGTAAATCCCGTACCTTCCAGCCGTTTATCGAGGCGAACTGGATCCACAATACCCAGACCACGCGCATCCGCATGGATGACGTCAGCAATGAAATGCGCGGCACTCGCAATATCGGTGAACTTAAAACAGGTGTAGAGGGGCAGATTACGCCGCAGCTTAGCGTATGGGGCAATGTGGCTCAACAGATGGGCGACAAAGGCTACAGCGATACCCAGGGGATGCTGGGGGTGAAATACAGCTTCAAATAA
- the yihX gene encoding glucose-1-phosphatase, producing MLYIFDLGNVIVDIDFNRVLGAWSDFSRVPLATLKQNFAMGETFHQHERGEISDEEFAERFCQEMDLPLSYEQFSHGWQAVFVAIRPEAIDIMHKLREQGHRVVVLSNTNRLHTTFWPEEYPEVKAAADKIYLSQEMGMRKPEARIYQAVLQSEGFTAADAVFFDDNADNIEGANQLGITSILVTGKETIPNYFAKQLC from the coding sequence ATGCTTTATATCTTTGATTTAGGAAACGTAATCGTCGATATCGATTTTAATCGCGTGCTGGGGGCGTGGAGCGACTTTAGCCGCGTTCCGCTGGCGACGCTGAAGCAGAATTTCGCGATGGGCGAGACCTTCCATCAGCATGAACGCGGCGAGATTAGCGATGAAGAGTTCGCTGAACGTTTCTGTCAGGAGATGGATCTACCCTTAAGCTACGAGCAGTTTTCACACGGCTGGCAGGCAGTATTTGTCGCCATCCGGCCTGAAGCGATCGACATCATGCATAAGCTTCGCGAGCAGGGCCATCGGGTTGTTGTGTTGTCCAATACCAACCGTCTGCACACCACGTTCTGGCCTGAGGAATACCCTGAAGTTAAGGCGGCGGCCGACAAGATCTATCTTTCGCAAGAGATGGGGATGCGTAAGCCTGAAGCGCGAATTTATCAGGCTGTTCTGCAGTCAGAGGGATTCACCGCGGCCGATGCGGTCTTTTTCGACGACAACGCCGATAATATAGAGGGAGCTAACCAGTTGGGTATAACGTCAATTCTGGTGACCGGAAAAGAGACGATACCAAACTACTTCGCGAAGCAGCTATGCTAA
- the glnA gene encoding glutamate--ammonia ligase: MSAEHVLTMLNEHEVKFVDLRFTDTKGKEQHVTIPAHQVNAEFFEEGKMFDGSSIGGWKGINESDMVLMPDATTAVIDPFFEEPTLIIRCDILEPGTLQGYDRDPRSIAKRAEEYLRSTGIADTVLFGPEPEFFLFDDIRFGASISGSHVAIDDIEGAWNSSTKYEGGNKGHRPGVKGGYFPVPPVDSAQDIRSTMCLVMEEMGLVVEAHHHEVATAGQNEVATRFNTMTKKADEIQIYKYVVHNVAHRFGKTATFMPKPMFGDNGSGMHCHMSLSKNGTNLFSGDKYAGLSEQALYYIGGVIKHAKAINALANPTTNSYKRLVPGYEAPVMLAYSARNRSASIRIPVVASPKARRIEVRFPDPAANPYLCFAALLMAGLDGIKNKIHPGEAMDKNLYDLPPEEAKEIPQVAGSLEEALQALDADREFLTAGGVFTDDAIDAYIALRMEENDRVRMTPHPVEFELYYSV, from the coding sequence ATGTCCGCTGAACACGTTTTGACGATGCTGAACGAACATGAAGTGAAGTTTGTTGATCTGCGCTTCACCGATACCAAAGGTAAAGAACAGCACGTCACAATCCCTGCTCATCAGGTGAACGCCGAATTCTTTGAAGAAGGCAAAATGTTTGACGGCTCCTCCATTGGTGGCTGGAAAGGCATTAACGAATCCGACATGGTTCTGATGCCAGATGCAACCACTGCGGTCATTGATCCGTTCTTCGAAGAACCAACCCTGATCATCCGTTGCGACATCCTCGAGCCAGGCACGCTGCAGGGCTACGACCGCGACCCACGTTCTATCGCGAAACGCGCTGAAGAGTACCTGCGTTCTACCGGCATCGCAGACACCGTTCTGTTCGGGCCAGAGCCAGAATTCTTCCTGTTCGATGACATCCGCTTCGGTGCTTCTATTTCTGGCTCCCACGTGGCTATCGACGACATCGAAGGTGCATGGAACTCCTCCACCAAATACGAAGGTGGTAACAAAGGTCACCGTCCTGGCGTGAAAGGCGGTTACTTCCCGGTTCCTCCGGTCGACTCTGCTCAGGACATTCGTTCCACCATGTGTCTGGTGATGGAAGAGATGGGCCTGGTTGTTGAAGCTCACCACCACGAAGTGGCGACTGCTGGTCAGAACGAAGTGGCAACCCGCTTCAACACCATGACCAAAAAAGCGGACGAAATTCAGATCTACAAATACGTTGTGCACAACGTTGCGCACCGTTTCGGTAAAACCGCGACCTTCATGCCAAAACCAATGTTTGGCGATAACGGTTCCGGTATGCACTGCCACATGTCTCTGTCCAAGAACGGTACCAACCTGTTCTCTGGCGACAAATATGCCGGTCTGTCCGAGCAGGCGCTGTATTACATCGGTGGTGTTATCAAACACGCTAAAGCGATCAACGCCCTGGCGAACCCAACCACGAACTCCTACAAGCGTCTGGTCCCGGGCTACGAAGCGCCAGTGATGCTGGCCTACTCTGCACGTAACCGTTCTGCTTCTATCCGTATCCCGGTGGTGGCTTCTCCTAAAGCGCGTCGTATCGAAGTTCGCTTCCCGGACCCAGCGGCTAACCCATACCTGTGCTTCGCAGCACTGCTGATGGCCGGTCTGGACGGTATCAAGAACAAGATTCATCCGGGCGAAGCGATGGACAAAAACCTGTACGACCTGCCGCCAGAAGAAGCGAAAGAGATCCCACAGGTTGCTGGCTCTCTGGAAGAAGCCCTGCAGGCGCTGGACGCAGACCGCGAGTTCCTGACTGCAGGTGGCGTATTCACTGACGACGCTATCGATGCTTACATCGCCCTGCGTATGGAAGAGAACGACCGCGTGCGTATGACTCCACACCCGGTTGAGTTCGAGCTGTACTACAGCGTTTAA
- a CDS encoding winged helix-turn-helix domain-containing protein — MYLINKLVEYDPENKTLVNHITGRSIQLQLPANLCFLYLITHPGEIISQNQLMVVGWGERNDVTTPNTFYQAILTLRNALAEVGLPRDTVKTISRRGLMLSEATQVEVFTPTAEPVMINKDAVLADGTAMQMPVWLIITTTTLLLIALINGVILYKHHQNMPFSHFIPLSTGSTTNACQLFYAPNEHIQDHYLRLLKNNPDLCAEKRYVFLIGYSKTERIAAFVCNNDARRDAAALCTTHYFWAHEQ, encoded by the coding sequence TTGTATCTCATTAACAAGTTGGTCGAGTATGATCCAGAAAACAAAACGCTGGTGAATCATATTACCGGGCGCTCGATACAATTGCAGCTTCCTGCCAATCTCTGTTTTCTTTATCTCATCACCCATCCTGGGGAAATTATTTCGCAAAACCAGCTCATGGTGGTGGGATGGGGAGAGCGTAATGACGTCACCACACCGAATACCTTTTACCAGGCCATTTTGACATTACGCAATGCTCTGGCTGAGGTAGGGTTACCGCGCGATACGGTAAAAACGATTTCTCGCCGCGGGCTGATGCTTTCCGAAGCCACTCAGGTTGAAGTATTTACCCCAACCGCTGAACCCGTGATGATTAATAAAGATGCGGTATTAGCTGATGGCACGGCGATGCAAATGCCGGTCTGGTTGATAATAACCACCACTACGCTTTTGCTGATCGCGCTTATCAATGGGGTAATATTATATAAGCATCACCAGAACATGCCGTTTAGCCACTTCATTCCACTTTCAACGGGCAGCACGACCAACGCCTGCCAGCTTTTTTACGCACCTAATGAACATATTCAGGATCATTACTTGCGCCTGTTAAAAAACAATCCCGATCTGTGCGCCGAAAAACGATACGTCTTTCTCATCGGCTATAGTAAAACGGAGCGAATCGCGGCATTTGTCTGTAATAACGATGCGCGACGTGACGCAGCAGCATTATGTACCACGCATTATTTTTGGGCACATGAGCAATGA
- the glnL gene encoding nitrogen regulation protein NR(II): protein MATGTLPDAGQILNSLINSILLVDDELAVHYANPAAQQLLAQSARKLFGTPLPELLSYFSLNIGLMQESLQAGQGFTDNEVTLVIDGRSHILSLTAQRLPEGLILLEMAPMDNQRRLSQEQLQHAQQIAARDLVRGLAHEIKNPLGGLRGAAQLLTKALPDPALAEYTNVIIEQADRLRNLVDRLLGPQQPGMHVTESIHKVAERVVKLVSMELPENVTLVRDYDPSLPELAHDPDQIEQVLLNIVRNALQALGPEGGEIILRTRTAFQLTLHGVRYRLAARIDVEDNGPGIPSHLQDTLFYPMVSGREGGTGLGLSIARSLIDQHSGKIEFTSWPGHTEFSVFLPIKK from the coding sequence ATGGCAACTGGCACGCTGCCCGATGCTGGGCAGATCCTCAATTCTTTGATTAACAGCATATTGCTGGTCGATGACGAGCTGGCCGTTCATTACGCCAACCCGGCCGCGCAGCAGCTGCTCGCCCAAAGCGCACGTAAACTGTTCGGCACCCCGCTTCCTGAACTCCTGAGCTATTTTTCGCTGAATATTGGCCTGATGCAGGAAAGTTTGCAGGCTGGCCAGGGGTTTACCGATAACGAAGTCACGCTGGTGATCGACGGGCGCTCGCACATTCTGTCGCTGACCGCGCAGCGTCTTCCCGAAGGTCTGATCCTGCTGGAAATGGCGCCGATGGATAATCAGCGTCGACTGAGCCAGGAGCAGCTTCAGCATGCGCAGCAAATTGCCGCCCGTGACCTGGTGCGCGGTCTGGCACATGAAATCAAAAACCCGCTGGGTGGATTACGCGGCGCAGCGCAGCTTCTGACCAAGGCGCTGCCCGATCCCGCGCTGGCGGAGTATACCAACGTCATTATTGAGCAGGCGGACCGTCTGCGGAATCTGGTAGACCGTCTTCTCGGCCCGCAGCAGCCGGGAATGCACGTAACGGAAAGCATCCATAAAGTGGCTGAGCGGGTGGTGAAGCTCGTCTCAATGGAGCTGCCGGAGAACGTCACGCTGGTACGTGATTACGACCCAAGCCTGCCGGAACTGGCCCATGACCCGGACCAGATTGAGCAGGTCCTGTTGAATATTGTGCGTAATGCCCTGCAGGCGCTGGGACCTGAAGGCGGCGAGATTATTTTACGCACCCGTACCGCCTTCCAGCTCACGTTACACGGCGTGCGCTACCGGCTGGCCGCCCGAATCGACGTTGAGGATAACGGGCCCGGCATTCCATCGCATTTGCAGGACACCCTGTTCTACCCGATGGTAAGCGGTCGCGAAGGCGGAACCGGCCTGGGCTTATCCATTGCCCGCAGTTTGATCGATCAACACTCCGGGAAAATTGAATTTACCAGTTGGCCGGGACATACCGAGTTTTCGGTTTTCCTGCCGATTAAAAAATAA
- a CDS encoding virulence factor BrkB family protein, with amino-acid sequence MLKTVHQKATHHTRPLRAWLKLLWHRIDEDNMTTLAGNLAYVSLLSLVPLVAVIFALFSAFPMFADVSLQLRHFVFANFIPATGDVIQNYIEQFVANSSKMTAVGACGLIVTALLLMYAIDNALNTIWRSKKARPKVYSFAVYWMILTLGPLLAGASLAISSYLLSLRWASDLNGVIDNALRIFPLILSWLSFWLLYSVVPTTRVPNRDAVLGALVAALLFELGKKGFALYITMFPSYQLIYGVLAVIPILFVWVYWTWCIVLLGAEITVTLGVYRELKKAAEAEKQLEADQP; translated from the coding sequence ATGCTAAAAACCGTTCATCAAAAAGCCACGCATCATACTCGCCCGCTGAGGGCCTGGCTGAAACTGCTCTGGCACCGTATTGATGAGGACAACATGACCACGCTGGCGGGTAACCTCGCCTACGTGTCGTTGCTCTCATTAGTGCCGCTGGTGGCGGTCATCTTTGCCCTGTTTTCCGCCTTTCCGATGTTTGCGGACGTCAGCCTGCAGCTTCGTCATTTTGTCTTCGCCAATTTCATTCCTGCAACCGGGGATGTCATCCAGAACTACATTGAACAGTTTGTTGCCAATTCCAGCAAGATGACGGCAGTGGGGGCGTGCGGTCTTATCGTTACCGCGCTGCTGTTGATGTACGCCATTGATAATGCGCTGAACACGATCTGGCGGAGTAAAAAAGCGCGGCCAAAAGTGTATTCCTTTGCCGTGTACTGGATGATCCTCACGCTGGGGCCGCTGCTGGCCGGGGCAAGCCTGGCGATCAGTTCGTATCTCCTTTCCTTGCGCTGGGCGAGTGATTTAAACGGCGTAATTGATAATGCGCTTCGCATCTTCCCGCTGATCCTGTCGTGGCTCTCGTTCTGGCTGCTCTATAGCGTCGTGCCGACCACGCGCGTGCCTAACCGCGATGCGGTTTTGGGGGCGCTGGTGGCGGCGTTGCTTTTTGAGCTCGGTAAAAAAGGGTTTGCCCTCTACATCACCATGTTTCCGTCCTATCAGCTGATTTACGGCGTGCTGGCGGTGATCCCCATTTTGTTTGTCTGGGTCTACTGGACCTGGTGTATCGTCTTGCTTGGTGCCGAAATAACTGTCACTCTCGGTGTGTACCGCGAACTTAAAAAAGCAGCAGAAGCTGAAAAACAATTAGAAGCAGACCAACCATGA
- the typA gene encoding ribosome-dependent GTPase TypA — protein sequence MIENLRNIAIIAHVDHGKTTLVDKLLQQSGTFDARAETQERVMDSNDLEKERGITILAKNTAIKWNDYRINIVDTPGHADFGGEVERVMSMVDSVLLVVDAMDGPMPQTRFVTKKAFAHGLKPIVVINKVDRPGARPDWVVDQVFDLFVNLDATDEQLDFPIVYASALNGIAGLDHEDMAEDMTPLYQAIVDRVPAPNVDLDGTLQMQISQLDYNNYVGVIGIGRIKRGKVKPNQQVTIIDSEGKTRNGKVGKVLTHLGLERIESDIAEAGDIIAITGLGELNISDTICDPQNVEALPALSVDEPTVTMFFNVNTSPFCGKEGKFVTSRQILDRLNKELVHNVALRVEETPDADAFRVSGRGELHLSVLIENMRREGFEMAVSRPKVIFREIDGRKQEPFENVTLDVEEQHQGSVMQALGERKGDLKNMNPDGKGRVRLDYVIPSRGLIGFRSEFMTMTSGTGLLYSTFSHYDDVRPGEVGQRNNGVLISNGQGKAVAFALFGLQDRGKLFLGHGAEVYEGQIIGIHSRSNDLTVNCLTGKKLTNMRASGTDEATVLVPPIKMTLEQALEFIDDDELVEVTPQSIRIRKRHLTENDRKRAMRGPKED from the coding sequence GTGATCGAAAATTTGCGTAACATCGCCATCATCGCGCACGTAGACCATGGTAAAACTACCCTGGTTGACAAGCTGCTGCAGCAATCCGGTACGTTTGATGCGCGTGCCGAAACCCAAGAACGCGTGATGGACTCCAACGATTTGGAGAAAGAGCGTGGGATTACCATCCTCGCGAAAAACACCGCGATTAAATGGAATGACTACCGTATCAACATCGTTGATACCCCAGGGCACGCCGACTTCGGTGGTGAAGTTGAACGTGTAATGTCCATGGTAGACTCCGTTCTGCTGGTCGTTGACGCAATGGATGGCCCAATGCCACAGACGCGCTTCGTGACCAAAAAAGCTTTTGCCCATGGTCTGAAGCCAATCGTTGTTATCAACAAAGTTGACCGCCCTGGCGCGCGTCCTGACTGGGTTGTTGATCAGGTCTTCGACCTGTTCGTTAACCTCGACGCGACCGACGAGCAGCTGGACTTCCCTATCGTTTACGCCTCTGCGCTGAACGGTATCGCAGGTCTGGACCACGAAGACATGGCTGAAGACATGACCCCGCTGTATCAGGCGATTGTTGACCGTGTTCCTGCGCCAAACGTCGATCTCGACGGCACCCTGCAGATGCAGATCTCTCAGCTCGACTACAACAACTACGTTGGCGTAATCGGCATTGGTCGTATCAAGCGCGGTAAAGTGAAGCCTAACCAGCAGGTCACTATCATCGATAGCGAAGGCAAAACCCGTAACGGTAAAGTTGGTAAAGTACTGACTCACCTGGGTCTTGAGCGTATCGAGAGCGACATCGCTGAAGCGGGCGACATCATCGCTATCACCGGTCTGGGTGAGCTGAACATCTCCGACACCATCTGCGATCCGCAGAACGTCGAAGCGCTGCCAGCCCTGTCCGTTGATGAACCAACCGTAACCATGTTCTTCAACGTCAACACCTCTCCGTTCTGTGGTAAAGAAGGTAAGTTCGTTACCTCTCGTCAGATCCTTGACCGCCTGAACAAAGAGCTGGTGCACAACGTTGCGCTGCGCGTTGAAGAAACCCCGGATGCAGACGCATTCCGCGTTTCCGGTCGTGGTGAGCTGCACCTGTCTGTTCTGATTGAGAACATGCGTCGTGAAGGTTTCGAAATGGCGGTTTCCCGTCCGAAAGTAATCTTCCGCGAGATCGATGGCCGTAAACAAGAGCCGTTCGAAAACGTAACGCTGGACGTTGAAGAGCAGCACCAGGGTTCTGTGATGCAGGCTCTGGGTGAGCGTAAAGGCGACCTGAAAAACATGAATCCAGACGGCAAAGGCCGCGTACGTCTCGACTACGTGATCCCAAGCCGTGGTCTGATCGGCTTCCGTTCAGAGTTCATGACCATGACCTCCGGTACCGGTCTGCTGTACTCCACCTTCAGCCACTACGACGACGTGCGTCCGGGCGAAGTGGGCCAGCGTAACAACGGCGTGCTGATCTCCAACGGTCAGGGTAAAGCGGTTGCGTTTGCGCTGTTCGGTCTGCAGGATCGCGGTAAGCTGTTCCTGGGTCACGGTGCTGAAGTTTATGAAGGCCAGATCATCGGTATTCACAGTCGTTCTAACGACCTGACCGTAAACTGCCTGACCGGTAAGAAACTGACCAACATGCGTGCGTCCGGTACTGACGAAGCAACGGTTCTGGTTCCACCGATCAAGATGACTCTGGAGCAGGCTCTGGAATTCATCGATGATGACGAACTGGTAGAAGTGACTCCACAGTCAATTCGTATCCGTAAACGTCACCTGACCGAGAACGATCGTAAACGTGCGATGCGCGGTCCGAAAGAAGACTAA
- the dtd gene encoding D-aminoacyl-tRNA deacylase: MIALIQRVTRASVTVEGEVTGEIGPGLLVLLGVEKDDDEQKANRLCERVLGYRIFSDAEGKMNLNVQQAGGSVLVVSQFTLAADTERGMRPSFSKGAAPDRAEALYEYFVERCRQQEMNTQTGRFAADMQVSLVNDGPVTFWLQV; encoded by the coding sequence ATGATTGCATTGATACAGCGCGTAACCCGTGCCAGCGTCACCGTGGAGGGAGAGGTGACGGGTGAAATTGGCCCAGGACTTTTGGTGTTGTTAGGTGTCGAAAAGGATGACGACGAACAAAAAGCCAACCGCTTGTGTGAGCGCGTGCTGGGCTACCGTATTTTCAGCGATGCGGAAGGCAAGATGAACCTGAACGTCCAGCAGGCGGGCGGCAGCGTGCTGGTGGTTTCCCAGTTTACGCTGGCAGCGGATACCGAGCGCGGCATGCGCCCGAGTTTCTCTAAAGGCGCCGCGCCGGATCGTGCAGAAGCACTTTACGAATACTTTGTTGAGCGTTGTCGCCAGCAGGAAATGAATACGCAAACCGGACGATTCGCTGCAGATATGCAGGTTTCGCTGGTGAACGATGGCCCCGTCACATTCTGGCTTCAGGTATGA
- the fabY gene encoding fatty acid biosynthesis protein FabY, protein MYHLRVPQTEEELDAYYQFRWEMLRKPLHHPKGSERDAWDAMAHHQMVMDEEGNLVAVGRLYINADNEASIRFMAVHPSVQDKGLGTLMAMTLESVARQEGVKRVTCSAREDAVEFFAKLGFVNQGEITTPQTTPIRHFLMIKPIATLDDILHRADWCGQLQQAWYQHIPLSEKMGVRIQQYTGQKFITTMPETGNQNPHHTLFAGSLFSLATLTGWGLIWLMLRERHLGGTIILADAHIRYSAPISGKPSAVADLGSLGGDLDRLARGRKARVQMQVELFGDKTPGAVFEGTYIVLPAKPFGAYEEGGNEEE, encoded by the coding sequence ATGTATCACCTTCGAGTACCGCAAACGGAAGAAGAGTTAGACGCTTATTACCAGTTCCGCTGGGAAATGCTGCGCAAGCCACTGCATCATCCAAAAGGATCTGAACGCGACGCCTGGGATGCGATGGCTCACCATCAGATGGTGATGGACGAAGAGGGTAACCTCGTCGCCGTCGGGCGCTTGTATATCAACGCCGATAACGAAGCGTCGATTCGCTTTATGGCGGTTCATCCCTCCGTTCAGGACAAAGGTCTGGGAACGCTAATGGCGATGACCCTTGAGTCCGTCGCCCGCCAGGAAGGCGTTAAGCGCGTCACCTGTAGCGCCCGCGAAGATGCCGTAGAATTTTTTGCCAAGCTCGGTTTTGTGAATCAGGGGGAAATCACAACCCCGCAAACCACGCCGATCCGTCATTTTTTGATGATCAAACCCATCGCCACGCTGGATGATATTCTTCATCGCGCCGACTGGTGTGGACAGCTGCAGCAGGCCTGGTATCAGCACATTCCGCTCAGCGAAAAAATGGGCGTGCGCATTCAGCAGTACACCGGACAAAAATTTATTACCACTATGCCGGAAACCGGTAATCAGAACCCGCACCACACCCTGTTTGCCGGAAGTCTGTTTTCCCTCGCGACGCTCACCGGGTGGGGTCTCATCTGGCTGATGCTTCGCGAGCGTCATCTGGGTGGCACGATCATTCTCGCCGATGCCCACATTCGCTATAGCGCACCGATAAGCGGCAAGCCGAGCGCCGTGGCCGATCTGGGGTCACTGGGCGGCGATCTTGACCGTCTGGCACGCGGCCGCAAAGCGCGCGTTCAAATGCAGGTCGAACTGTTTGGCGATAAAACACCGGGCGCGGTGTTTGAAGGCACCTACATTGTTCTTCCGGCGAAGCCCTTCGGCGCGTATGAAGAGGGTGGGAACGAGGAGGAGTAA